A single genomic interval of Nocardioides palaemonis harbors:
- a CDS encoding response regulator, translated as MAEVLVVDDDEDVRDVLALAARRAGHRVTCVSDPGAALAVARAAHVDLALVGWTAAVESGSDLCARLRELPHLAGAPILVVTGHADEGTRRRVAEAGASGCLTAPFSLHELDHVVSAQLAARSTPHRLGA; from the coding sequence ATGGCCGAGGTGCTGGTCGTCGACGACGACGAGGACGTGCGAGACGTGCTCGCGCTGGCCGCGCGGAGGGCCGGTCACCGCGTCACGTGCGTGAGCGACCCGGGCGCAGCCCTCGCGGTCGCCCGCGCTGCCCACGTCGACCTGGCGCTGGTCGGCTGGACGGCCGCCGTCGAGTCCGGCAGCGACCTCTGCGCCCGCCTGCGCGAGCTCCCGCACCTGGCCGGTGCCCCGATCCTCGTGGTGACCGGCCACGCGGACGAGGGGACCCGGCGCCGCGTCGCCGAGGCCGGTGCCTCCGGGTGCCTGACCGCGCCCTTCTCGCTCCACGAGCTCGACCACGTGGTGTCGGCCCAGCTGGCCGCGCGGAGCACTCCGCACCGGCTGGGGGCCTGA
- a CDS encoding response regulator has product MAAVLVVDDDEDIRDIIAFRVRRDGHDVTSVGHPNAALDVAATESFDLAILDWSMPVMDGGELCERLHRLPHLDGLPVLIVTAHSDLATRQRAERAGATSYLTKPFALQDLAGSVCALLGTSVRAS; this is encoded by the coding sequence ATGGCTGCGGTGCTGGTCGTCGACGATGACGAGGACATCCGCGACATCATCGCCTTCCGGGTGCGTCGCGACGGGCACGACGTGACGAGCGTCGGCCACCCGAACGCCGCCCTCGACGTGGCTGCCACGGAGAGCTTCGACCTCGCCATCCTCGACTGGAGCATGCCGGTCATGGACGGCGGCGAGCTGTGCGAGCGGCTGCACCGCCTGCCGCACCTCGACGGGCTCCCGGTGCTCATCGTCACGGCCCACTCCGACCTCGCCACCCGCCAGCGCGCCGAGCGCGCGGGAGCGACGTCCTACCTCACCAAGCCGTTCGCGCTGCAGGACCTCGCCGGCTCGGTGTGCGCCCTCCTCGGGACCTCCGTCCGCGCCTCCTGA
- a CDS encoding amidohydrolase translates to MPTTVFRNASLFDGFRHRGRVGDVLVQDGRVAAVGGDLGQPGARVVDVDGGLLLPGFTDAHVHPVQGGLERLGCDLSDLPADAGAYLEHVGAYAARSSSTWVQRGGWAMAAFPGGLPTAAELDRVVGDRPVALANRDHHGLWVSSRALALAGVTAGTPDPVDGRVERDAAGEPTGVLHEGAMRLLDGVLPVAGEQEMYDALLEGQRHLLSLGVTSWQDAIVGSYSGMRDCGPAYARAAASGDLVATVVGALWWDRDRGSEQVAELVAKRQDWSRGRFRATSVKVMQDGVAENGTAALVEPYLDRCGHATSNSGLSFVDPVALRGHVAELDRQGFQVHVHGLGDRGVREALDAFEGTDPRRRHHVAHLQLVHPDDVWRFAALGVAANLQTLWACHDDQMTELTIPFLGEERAARQYPFADLHAAGARLVAGSDWPVSTPDPLAALHAAVHRTTHGDAGRAGTDPFLPEQALPVETAFAAYTSGSAWVNHRDDAGRVAPGTVADLVVLDRDPFGAPEDLGAARVRSTWVDGECVHEA, encoded by the coding sequence GTGCCCACCACCGTCTTCCGCAACGCGTCCCTGTTCGACGGCTTCCGACACCGGGGCAGGGTCGGCGACGTGCTCGTGCAGGACGGGCGGGTCGCGGCCGTCGGCGGCGACCTCGGCCAGCCCGGGGCGCGGGTCGTGGACGTCGACGGCGGTCTGCTGCTTCCGGGATTCACCGACGCGCACGTCCACCCGGTCCAGGGCGGGCTCGAGCGGCTCGGCTGCGACCTCAGCGACCTGCCCGCCGACGCGGGGGCATACCTCGAGCACGTCGGGGCGTACGCAGCCCGCTCCAGCAGCACGTGGGTGCAGCGCGGCGGCTGGGCGATGGCGGCCTTCCCCGGCGGGCTGCCGACCGCGGCCGAGCTCGACCGGGTCGTCGGCGACCGCCCGGTGGCCCTGGCCAACCGCGACCACCACGGGCTCTGGGTGAGCTCCCGCGCCCTCGCGCTCGCCGGTGTCACCGCCGGGACGCCCGACCCGGTCGACGGTCGCGTCGAGAGGGACGCGGCGGGCGAGCCGACCGGGGTGCTCCACGAGGGCGCCATGCGGCTGCTCGACGGGGTGCTCCCGGTGGCCGGCGAGCAGGAGATGTACGACGCGCTGCTGGAGGGCCAGCGCCACCTGCTCTCGCTGGGCGTCACGTCGTGGCAGGACGCGATCGTCGGGTCCTACTCCGGCATGCGCGACTGCGGCCCGGCCTACGCCCGCGCCGCCGCGTCCGGCGACCTCGTCGCCACCGTCGTCGGGGCGCTGTGGTGGGACCGCGACCGGGGCTCCGAGCAGGTGGCCGAGCTGGTCGCCAAGCGGCAGGACTGGAGCCGCGGACGGTTCCGGGCGACGTCGGTGAAGGTCATGCAGGACGGCGTCGCCGAGAACGGCACGGCCGCGCTCGTCGAGCCCTACCTCGACCGGTGCGGCCACGCGACCAGCAACTCCGGTCTCTCCTTCGTCGACCCGGTCGCCCTGCGTGGCCACGTCGCCGAGCTCGACCGGCAGGGCTTCCAGGTGCACGTCCACGGCCTCGGTGACCGCGGGGTGCGCGAGGCGCTCGACGCCTTCGAGGGCACCGACCCGCGCCGGCGCCACCACGTCGCGCACCTCCAGCTGGTCCACCCCGACGACGTGTGGCGTTTCGCGGCGCTGGGTGTCGCGGCCAACCTCCAGACGCTGTGGGCCTGCCACGACGACCAGATGACCGAGCTGACGATCCCCTTCCTGGGGGAGGAGCGGGCCGCGCGGCAGTACCCGTTCGCCGACCTGCACGCCGCCGGGGCGCGGCTGGTCGCCGGCAGCGACTGGCCGGTCAGCACCCCCGACCCGCTCGCGGCGCTGCACGCCGCGGTCCACCGCACCACCCACGGCGACGCCGGCAGGGCGGGGACCGATCCCTTCCTGCCGGAGCAGGCGCTCCCGGTCGAGACGGCGTTCGCCGCCTACACCAGCGGCTCGGCGTGGGTGAACCACCGCGACGACGCCGGCCGCGTCGCGCCGGGCACGGTCGCCGACCTGGTCGTGCTGGACCGGGACCCGTTCGGGGCGCCCGAGGACCTCGGTGCTGCTCGGGTCCGGTCGACGTGGGTCGACGGAGAGTGCGTGCACGAGGCCTGA